Part of the Pseudoalteromonas rubra genome is shown below.
AGGAAGCGGAGCCACTTCTTGACGCATCGGCATTAAATGCAACCACATCAAGTCGGTAGCTGCCCGGAATAAATCGACCATTTACGGACGTCGCAAAAGGGGAAAAGCGTGAATCAAGGGTATAGTTGCTGGTATTTACGGCCACAACCTGGCCATTGAGATACCAGACATAGGTCACATTGGTAGCATCGACATCACTGGCCGCAATACCTGCACTGGCAGCTATGGTGGTGTCTGAATCAAATGCAAAGGTCGTAGCGTATTGGCTACTGCCGATCAACGAAACAGGCAGGTTTTCATCCAAATCTAAGTTAAACTCAAAGTTAACTGACCCCAGACCCGCAGCACCAGTCAAACTGTACTGACCTATGGTAGTTTGATCCGCCAGGATCTGCACGGTCTCAGCAACACCCAGTGCCAGATGCTGCTGCTCGCCATTATTACCCTGATCATGCACTGTGACGATGAGTGTATAGTAACCACTGGGTACCGTATCTGAGAGGGTGGCGATATAGGTTTTAAATCCCACTTTTACAGGACCTGGTTGCAGAGTCAGTGAAATTGACTCGCCCGTTGCGGGTTTGAGCATGGCTGACATCACTTCGCCCTGAACACTTGCTTCCGGGAACTCAAGGTTCAGTGTAAAACTACCCGTCCCCTCAATCAGCGACAGATCAATGGCTGTGCTGGTGACTTCACCGACATTGATGTTAACTGCTGTGGCTCCCTGAGCGAAACGTTCTGAAGCCGCGTTTTGAGCTTCCACTGCTATGTCCCACTGACCAAAACGTAAAAAGTCCAGCTGGAGATTATTACCTGAGGTCAGTGTCTGGCTAAATGCACTATTCTCAGGGCCTGCGCCAGAAATAACATATTGACTGGCCGTTAAATCTAAATCTGGTTTGAGCGTCGCTTGCTCACCGGCTGGGGCATGTCGCCCCGCCAAGGTTGGTTGGCGCTTAGACGGATATGAAACCGCGTCACTGGAATCCTGAAATATGTCAGACTGGCCGACGACACCTGAAGATAAATGATTTTGAAACTGTGTAGTATTTGACTGGGTCTCTAGGGCATTTACCGTGATGCTCAGTGAACCAGTTTGTGATGGCGTTGTCTGGCTGGGTGGCTTGGTATGCTGGCTATCTGAGTTTTTAGCTGAAGTGCCGTCACCACCTCCGCCACATCCTGATATTAGCGCTGTTAACACAGCGACGTGCATAAGTTGCTTGTGTGTTTTTAAAGTCATTTTGTACCCTTTATAAAAATGCCGTATTTATTGGTTGATTTTAAGCTGGGTAATTTATTTGAAAGTAATATGGGGAAGTATTACGCGGCGTTTACAGTTTTTATTGAGGAAATTGGAATGTTATAGATGGTGGTTGGGTTAAAGTTGAACATGACAATGGGGGGATGGTTGTGGAATTGTATTTTTATATAGAATAGTTTTTAGGGTGGTGTGGTATTAGTGCTTTTAACTTCGAATAAATAAACAGGAATGAAAAGGGAGTATGGGGTTAGAGTCAATTTGGGTCAATTTTATAATTGTGGCGTCTTCATGCCTTTTTTTGGGCGCGGTATTAAAGTGGGAAGTTGGTTTAGATTTTTATTATTATATTAGCTCTATGAATGAGGCTTTTATTTACAGGGTTTTCTCATGTCTCACCAATATATTTGGTGAGTATGATTAATATGTTGGCATGTTATTATATTGCTTTCCCAATTTTAATCCACGCCTACCTGAGCTTCTAATATGCCCGCTTTCAGTATTGTAAAGTGCTTGCCTGCAAAACGAATATGGCCTTTTTTACGCTCGAAGAGACAGCTAGCAGGGAGCATCTGTCCAGAAGCTTGATAGATTTGTTGTCTTGCTCTGTGAACAAGGATATTGACGTGATTCTCACTGTGACCTAAATCTCTTGCCAGTGCCTTAATACTCACCCAGCCTTGTGCCAGCTCATCAACAGGAACGCGTGCATGATATGCGTTCGCTTTATATCTTGCCAGCAATGCAGTCAGGTAGTGATGTGCTCTTTCCTTTAAATCAATTACGCCATGAGGCGAACTCATTATTATGTTTGTTTGCTCTTCGTCCTGGCTCAGTGAGATTTCATATTCGAGTTGGTTGGCGATGTCCTTGGCAGGTATGGTCGCTTTGGATTCATTGATAGCTGTGATTGACAGGCGCCAATGTTTGCCGCCTATTGTGACCAGGTCCCCATCAGTAAGATTCTTGATTTGCTGAGTATCAAGGTTTTCAACACACCATTGGCAATTGCTTATGTCAAAAAACATGGCTATTTCGGGCGTGCCCTCAGTGGGAAAAAGATGATAACCATCCAGTACAATATGGGTATCAATGGGATCGTGCTCTGTCACATTGGGAAGCAGCAGGTCCTGCGGAGGAGCACAGCATATGACTTTAAATTCCAGCTGTGCGAGGTTAGAGAAGCGAATACAATCTCCGACACTGAGCTGGGTGTCCTGGTTTGACTTGAGGCGCACTGAATTAAGCCAGATCCCATTTTTGCTCACATCTCTGATAATCCAATGGTCCACATGCCATTCTATGAGGCCGTGGATCCGGGAGATAGCTATGTCGCTTAGCAGGGTATCAACACCCTGGTTAAGTCGTCCGAATCTATGGAACGTTCTAATATGAATGTGTTCGTTGCTGAATGTGTTCCTGAGGATAGCCATCAATGTCCCTAACGGTGTATTCGTTTTTGCGTGATATATTGTCACAGTTACATTTTATGGCTGTCAACTGAGCCGGTTACAAAAATTAAGGCAAGTAGAGTAAAAGCTACTCAGGTGGGGCGGGCAGCGCCCATAGAGAGAAAGCCTTCAGGACAAAGTTTGAAAGGCCAGAGAGTCTTAAAAACACGACCTCAGTCAGTGCCAAGGCGCAAAGGCATTGCCAGTCAGATAATTAGACGTTTGTTATTTGGTTAGCTCCTTGCGAGAGTTAAGAATAACTATGGCGATATAGACCAGGGTGATATAAAAATTCACGAACGGGATCATTGAGGCGAATAGCGCCACTTTCTTACTGTAGTGGTATTTATGTGCAATGGTTAAGTTTACGATAACAAACAAGACAGTCTGAACTACCAATACAAAGGGGGCAAGCGATAATTCGCCATTTCTGAGCATGTCTAACATAGTTGGGTCTTCATTCTTATAATGGTTTTAATTGATGAGCGTTATTTCAATACGCAGATGCTGCGCTGTGCCATCCAGGTGTTTCACTCTGAAATCTGAATGATACTCAGCCGCTTTTTCCAGAAACTGTTGCTGTCTGGCGTGCGAAGAAAACGCATAGATGCCCTGCAAAGTCGTGCCTGCATCAGCAATAGGGTTGCCGTCTGCGTCTGACGCACTGCCGGGCACATAACTGAATCTGAGTCTGGCACTGGCAAGTGTTGGGGCTTTCATCAAAATGTGAGAGCCATCGGCAAATTCAAACCGCAATTCCATGCCTGCCAAATCGATGAATGGATTCAATGCACCAAACATACTATCCATGATGGAGGTGATTTGAGTGCCATAATACGTAACCGTCTCATTGTCTTTTATCCAGTCGTCAAATCTTTGCCGGCTGCTGGGGTTTCGTGCCAGCTCCCACGCTGAATTAAACGGGTAATATCCGGGGCCTGCGCTGGCATTACCCGGCACCTTGATCTTAGCGACCATCCGAAGGTTATCATCTGTGTGGGCATTGGGCGTAGTTGCCGCCATAATAGCCGGGGCGTTTGAGCCTGCGGTATTGTGCTCAGATGCAGCAACAGGGCCTGCAAGTGAGAGCACGACAAGCACGGTGAGTATGTTCAAAATCATCGTTGCCTTTTTTAGTATTCTTAGTGGCGTCTTAACGGGTAATGCTACTTTTTTTATCATAAATATCAAAGGTATTGCTTGGCGTTTCGAACCGTGGCTTGTGGCGTATTATTTGAACTAAGGTAAGAGAGGCTGGGGCACGCACAAAGCAGTGCCCCGAATGATTTTTAAAGGCTGTGCCTTAGTGCGCAACTACAATCAGGCGAATGGCGTCCAGTTTGACCTGAGCCTTGCCGATGTGCTCGCTGAGCGCGCTGCGTTGTTTATCGAATACCTGAATTTCTTCGTCACGGATATTCGGGTTAACCGCTTTCAGTGCCTGCAAGCGGGCCTGCTCGTCACTCAGGCGGGTTTCCATCTGTGCTTGTGCAGCTTGTTGCAGGTCAGCCATCTGTGCTTTGGCCTGCTCTTCGGCTTTGCTGATCAGCGGGTGGATACCTGATTGCAGGGCATTGGCCAGTTTACTGGCGGTCTGACGACCAACGGCAGAGAGCTGGTTGTTAAAGGCATCAAAGGCCACGTTTTGCGCCAGATCGTTACCGCTTTTATCCATCAGCACCCGGATTGGTGTGGGTGGCAGGAAGCGGCCAATTTGCAGTGATTTAGGAGCCGACGTTTCGGCCACAAAGATCAGCTCAACAAAGAAAGTACCTACCGGCAGTTTGTTGTTTTTCAGCAGGGCAACAGAGGCACAACCAAAGTCGTCGTCACAGATCATGTCCATCACACCCTCAACCATAGGGTGATCCCAGCTGATAAACTGGGCATCTTCTTGTGAAAGCGACGTAGCACGGTCAAAAGTCACGGTGATGCCATCGTCTTTCAGGCTCGGGAAAGACGGATTGAGCATGTGCTCAGTCGGCTTCAGGATAATGGTGTTTTCACCTTTGTCTTCCTGGTTTACTCCAAAGATGTCGAACACATTAATCATGTAAGTGGGTAAGACAACGTCGTCGTCCAGCGCTTCGATTTCTTCAGCAATGCCATCGGCTTTGCCCATACCGCTTGAATGCAGTTCCAGCAGACGGTCGCGACCTTGCTCCATTTTGGCGCGCAGCACTGTGTTTTGCTTGGCAACCTGCTCAAGTAACGGATCCAGTTCTTCTTCATCACAGTTATGCGCGGCAACCAGTTCGAGTAAATCCTCTGAGAATTCTTTATAAAGCAACTGGCCGGTGGTGCTGGTGGTTTCGAACGCATCCAGTGCTTCGTCATACCAGCGCAGTAGCACTTCCTGGGCAGTATTGGCGAAGTAAGGCACATGAATATTCACATCCTGCTGCTGACCAATGCGGTCCAGACGACCAATACGTTGTTCCAGCAGATCCGGGTTCAGCGGCAAATCGAACAGCACCAGGTGGTGGGCAAACTGGAAGTTACGACCTTCTGAGCCTATTTCTGAACACAGCAGTACTTGGGCAGAGTCATATTCATCGGCAAAGTACGCCGCAGCGCGGTCACGCTCTAAGATAGACATCCCTTCATGGAATACGGCTGACTTAATGCCTTCGCGTTCACGCAGGGTTTGCTCCAGGCTGATGGCGGTTTGCGCTTCGGCACAGATCAGCAGCACCTTTTGTTGTTTAAGCTCTTTGAGCTTATCGATCAGCCAGGCGACACGCGGGTCGAACTGGGTCCAGCTGGCGCTTTCGCCTTCAAACTCCTGGAAGATTTTTTCTGGGAACAGGGCACGCAGAGCGCTTTTGTCTGCACTTTGAATGCCGCCAAGGTTACCCATGACAGAGATAGCGGTTTTGTACTGCTTTGGCATCTCAACAGGACAGGCGTGCAGGATACGGCTTGGGTAACCGTCAATACCACTGCGGCTGTTGCGGAATAAAATACGGCCTGTGCCATGACGGTCCAGCAAGTTGTTTAGCAGCGTTTGCTTGGCTGTTTCTTCGCCCTGTTCAACCTGGCTAAGTAGTTCGGTGATGTCGGTTTCTTTTAACAGCTCAGTCAGGGTTGCTTTGGCTTTGTCGTCCAGCGCTGCGTCTTGCAACAGTTTATTGGCGGCATCGGCAACTTCTTTATAATGGCTTTCTTCTTCCACAAAAGCGTCGTAATCGTAGAATCTGTCCGGGTCAAGTAATTGCAGACGAGCAAAGTGGCTGCGGTGGCCAAGTTGATCTGGCGTGGCGGTCAGCAGGATCAGGCCAGCAATGTCCTGGCTTAACTCAGCAATGCGCTGATATTCGGTGCTTGGTTTGTCTTTTTCTACCGTCAGGTGGTGCGCTTCATCAACAACCAACAGATCCCAGTCTGCTAATGTTGCTTGCTCAAACCAGCGGCGTTTCTTGGTGATAAATTCCAGGCTCACCAACACCAATTGCTCAGTTTCAAATACGTTTGGAGAATCCGCAAAGGCTTCGTCACAGCGGTCTTCGTCAAAAATAGAGAAGTGCAAGTTGAAGCGGCGCAGCATTTCAACCAGCCACTGATGTTGCAGGCTTTCAGGCACGACGATAAGCACACGGCTGGCACGACCCGTCAGGATTTGTTGATGCAGGATCATACCGGCTTCAATGGTTTTACCTAAGCCAACTTCGTCCGACAGTAAAACCCTGGGCGCGAAACGTTTACCTACTTCGTCGGCTATATAAAGCTGGTGGGGGATCAGACTGGCACGCTGACCAATGAGGCCTTTTAAATGAGACTGCTGGCGATTGAACTGATGTTGCCAGGTTTGATAGCGCAGCGTGTAGCGGTCGAATCTGTCAACCTGACCTGCAAATAGACGGTCCTGAGGTTTATTAAACTTAATGAAGTGATCCAAAAAGGTTTCTTTTAGTGTGACCGGTTCTTCGTTATCGATACGTTCGCCGTGATAACACAGCAAGTCGCCTTGCTCTTCCACTTTTTCAACACGCATTTCCCATTCGTCAACACAGCGGATCACATCGCCGGGATTAAAAATCACGCGGGTAACCGGGGCTTCCTGCACAGAATAAACGCGGTTCTCACCACTGGCAGGAAACAATATCGTCACCTGGCGACCTTCCAATGCCACTATGGTGCCCAATCCTAAATCTGACTCAGTATCACTGATCCAGCGCTGACCTAAGGAAAAATTCATGCTTGTCTCGTCTCGCGGAAAAAAGGCGGCCATGGTACCGAGAAGCACCGCCTTGTTCAAGGTTGTGAGACAACGATAAACGTACATAAACTGTGATTTTTTTCACATTATGCTATTGACCTGGGCGAACACAGGAGCCTGGGCTACTTGTTGTCCTGTCTGGCGTTATTTTCGGCCACAGTGTTTACGTCCTCACGACGAAAAATAAGCATAGCTCAAGTGTTCAGAATTGACGTAGCGAAGGTGGATTGTCTGACCTAGTGGTTAACGCCACTGTCATAAAAACGACTTTTGTGACAAATAGACTAAACTTAGGGTAAGAGCATTGGCTTGCTTGGCGACCAAGTCTTTGTTCAGTAGTAGTTTTCACTAAATAGGAACGCACTATGGGAAATGATGACCTCGACCGTAAAATGTATGTGTTAGATACCAACGTACTCCTTCACGAACCCCTCGCTTTCTTTTCATTTCAGGAACACGACGTAGTAATCCCCATGACAGTTCTGGAAGAGCTGGACCACATAAAAGACAGAAAACGCGACGTCAGTAGCGATGCCAGGGTGGCCATTCGCAGCCTTGACGACGTGTTGCGTAACGCCTCACCAGAGCAAATGCTGGAGGGGGTTTCCTTGCCCAAAGTGCAGCGCGATACGCATAAACCCGCGAGTAGCGGCAAGCTCATCGTGATCAATGATCACTTGTACCCCGACAGTATCTCTGGCTTACCGGGTAACGAAAATGACCACAGAATTATTAACTGCGCCATTCAATTGCAAAAACAATACTCAGATAAAAAAGTGGTGCTAGTCACCAAAGACATAAATATGCGCCTCAAGGCCAAAGGGGCCGGACTCAAATTTGTAGAGGACTACCGTACTGATCAGCTCATCGATGACATTAACCTGCTGACCTCGGGGTATAACAAGTTTACCGGGGATTTCTGGGCCAATGTGGGTGAGTGCCAGACAGAGCAGCAGGGCCGTTACACCTTGCATCAGGTGCCCGCAAAACTGATGCCGGAAGTCTTTGTCAATGAATACCTGATAGATGAAGGGGATCATTTCGCCGCCCGGGTGGTGGGCTATGACACAGAACACGTGACACTAAAAGACATTAGCGTTGAGCGCCTGATGCACCAACAGGCCTGGGGCGTTGCGCCTAAAAATGTGTATCAGGGTATGGCGCTGGATGCGTTGCTGGATCCAAATATCGAGCTGGTGATCCTGACCGGCCCGGCTGGTTGCGGTAAAACCTTACTGGCGCTGGCCAGTGCGCTGGAAATGATCATAGAGAAAGGCGTCTACGATAAGGTGATTGTAACTCGTAACACCCCGGAAATTGCAGAAAGCATTGGCTTTTTACCTGGCACGGAAGAAGAAAAAATGGCCCCGTGGCTGGCGGCAATTACGGATACGCTGGAGGTATTACATAAACACGACGAGAGTCCCATATCGAGCCGTAACTATATTATGGAAAAGGCCAACATTCAGTTTAAGTCAGTCAACTTTATGCGTGGACGCAGTATCCAAAATGCGGTGGTGATTCTGGACGAGAGCCAGAACCTGACGGCCTCTCAGTTAAAAACCATTATCACACGCTGTGGTGAGGGTACTAAACTTATCTGTACCGGTAACCTGGCGCAGATAGACAGCAATTATCTGACCCCTGTGACTTCAGGGCTTACTTATATCGTTGAGCGCTTCAAAGATTTTGAAGGCTCTGCGACGATTAATCTTAATGGGGTGGTCAGAAGTCGCCTCGCGTCATTTGCCGAGCAAAACTTGTAACACCAGGCGGACCCTTGCGGTCCGCTTATTTCCCACCCTAGCTTTCTAACTCACTTGAAAGATTGGCATGTGCTCGTTACTCTTGCTAAAACAAGGAACTAACGTCGAGCCATTGCGTGCCGGAATTTCTCCCTCTTAAGAACTATCGTAAGGCGATCAGTATTGCCTTGCTGGTGCCCATGTTGCTGGCTGTGGTGCTGTGCTTTCACCTGTATCAGATAAAGCTTGAGCGTCAGTATCAAGTGTATCAGGCCCAATTTTTTGTACTTGCCGGGCAAGTTGAGCAAGAAACGCTGGCTGCGCAAACGGTTATAACCAGTGTTCGCAACAGTCTGGCTGAGCCTATCCGCTATCAGCTCGATGCACAGTGGCAGCAGAATATTCGTCAGCAGGCGGGTTATTTTTATCGCCAGCTACCAGATAATGGGGGAGAGGTTGTGGGGCTGGGCCGCTTTGTGCCAACGCCACAACTGAGAGCTCAATGGCAGCAAATTATGGCTTTGGGCCCCAGTTTCAATACCGCGCTTGCCCTGATTGATGAGCTCGAAGCCGTGGTATTTATTCAGGAAAACGGCTTTGCCTTTGTTAAACGGCGTGATACCAGTCAGAGCAACCTGCTAACGGCCATTGTTGAATCGCGTTTTACACCACAATTTAGTCAGGGGGTCACGGCCACCAGCATGCCTACCCGGGTATTTGGTAAGCACTATTTTGCACTGGGGCAGCGTCTGACCAGTGGTTCACAATCACAGATCCTGCTGATTTATGATGTTGATAAACTTGCCAGCCGACTGCAGCAGATGACCTTTGGTGGAGGAACATTAGCACTGAAAGGCACGCAGCCGGGTGTCATATTGGCTTCCAGTAAAGGTTATCAGGATCTGGACGACGACCAGGTACGCAACGCTAAGCTGCCCTGGAAGGGCGGCGTTCGCTTTAACTATCGTCCGACCGGACAGCCTTTTACCTTGAGGTTTGTTCAGGATGAAGCTCGTTTCTCTGCACCGGCGCGATATGAGGTGATACTGGAGCTGGGGTTTTTGATCATATTTATTGTCTTTACCTTTGCCGCTTACGTTTGGCTTAACGCGCAAGTATTTATCCGACCCCTCAAGCATTTTGTCAGATACCTGACTTATCAGGAGCATACCCCGGAAGCTACGATGAGTTATGCTGTTCCGAGAGACTGGCAGCCATGGTTCAGAGAAATAAAACAGGTCGTGACACAGAAGCGGCATGCATTACAACAGCTGCAGGAAAACAATACCAAACTGGATGAGCAAGTGCAGCGACAGAAGAAGGCCCTGTCACGCAGTTTAGAAGCCAAGGAACGCCAGGCGGCATTACTTAAAACGGTCCTGAACTCGGTGCCTGATCTGGTTTACTACAAGAATATAGATGGTTCATTTATTGGCTGCAATGAGGCGTTTGAACGGTTTATGGGAGTCGCTCAGGTTGATCTGGTTGCGCGTGAACATCAGGAAGTAACAGAGCGTCACCTGGCTTTACTGGATCTTGAGCACACCATGAACTTTCAGGGACAAAGCCTGACCGATACCCTGATGCTGGAGGGAAGTAGTTATCTGATCACCGTCTCGCCTTTGTACAACGATCTGCGTAAACGTATCGGGACTTTGGGGGTAGCACGGGATATCAGTGAGCAGCAACAGGCTTTGACAGCGTTACGGGCGTCCGAGCAGAACTTTAAAGCTGCCATCGAGTATGCGCCCAATGGGGTGATTTTACTGTCTATTGACCGACTCGTGCTGGAGCTTAACCGAACGGCGCGTAAGTTATTTGTGCGCGTTGATATTGGCAGTAGTTTGTACAGCGTGTTTGAAGACGCCGATGTTGAGGCACTGAATGATGTGCTGGACCATTGCTTACAAGAACGACAGGGGGCCAGTGAATTGAGTATGGCTCAGCAAGATCCCAAACGCTGGCTGCACCTGAGTGTTTCTCTGGTCTGGGACAAACAAAAGAATCCCAAGTATTTTGTTATCCACGTGCAGAATGTAACTGCACTGGTGCGCGCCCGATTGGATGCTGAGCGGGCCAATCATGCCAAAAGCCGCTTTATTGCCAATATCAGTCATGAGATCCGCACGCCTATTAATGCCATTTTGGGGATGGTGAGCATTCTCAAGCCCGAATTGGATAGTCAGAAAGAACAACAAAAGCTTGAGCAAATCGAAAGTGCCGCGCAGCAGTTGCTGACCATGCTGAATGACATTCTTAATTTTGCCCGGCTGGAAAGCGGGCAGGGTAAACCCAACAACCAGCCATTTTGTCTGGTTGATCTGATCTCCAGCCTGAATGGCCTGATCGCACCACTGAGCAGTGCCAGGCAACTTGAGTTCGAGATAGAGGTTGACCCATTTATCTGGCCGAGATTGATTGGTGATGAAGCACGTATCAAGCTGGTATTAATGAACCTGCTGGGCAATGCGGTCAAGTTCACAGAGCATGGCAGAGTAGGCCTGAGCCTGTCTTTGCAACCAGGCATACAGGCACCTGAGCAGACTATTCAGTTTTGTGTCTGGGATACTGGCCCTGGGATCAGTGAACAGGATCAGGCACGTTTATTCGATGCCTTTACTCAGGGAAATGAAAGCAGCTCCCGCCCTCACGAAGGGATTGGGCTTGGCCTGGCCATTGTGAAGCAGGTGATCCAGTTACTAGGCGGGGAAGTAACGTTAACGAGTAAGCCCGACGTCGGCAGTCGATTTGAGTTTACCTTGCGATTAGAGCGTGCGGCGTTATCTGATGAACAAAGCCGTAAGTCGCTATTTTTGATTTTGGATGGACAGGCACCTTTGCCTTATCTGGCCCATCAGGGTATTCACCAGGGCAGCCTGGCTGATTTGAGGGCGCTCAGTCAGTCGACTCCGATTCATTACCTGGCGTCCAATGATCCTGACCATGTTCGAGCGCTGAGTCAGTCGGAGTCTGGATTGGACGCACAGTGGTTGGTGCCGGACACTGGCGCATTTTCACAGCTTTTGCCCGCTGACTTTGAGGCGATCAGACTCGCTCAGCCGGTGTTCTACCAGAGCCTGAGTACCTGCACATTGGAAGTGCCAAAAGCCGCGTTACCGAATGCCTGCATTTTATCGCCTTTATTGTGTATCGTGGTGGATGACAACCCGGTCAATCTGGATATCAGCAGGACGGTACTGGAGCAGCGTGGTGCCACCGTGGTTGCACTGAGTAGTGCTGAAAATATCGTTGCAATTTGTCACAAGCTGCGCCCGGATGTGGTGTTGATGGATTTGTACATGCCTAACATCGATGGCTATGAAGCCAGCCGACAATTGCGCAGTCAATTTGATCAACAAAGCTTGCCTATTATTGCATTAACCGCC
Proteins encoded:
- a CDS encoding PAS domain-containing hybrid sensor histidine kinase/response regulator, whose protein sequence is MPEFLPLKNYRKAISIALLVPMLLAVVLCFHLYQIKLERQYQVYQAQFFVLAGQVEQETLAAQTVITSVRNSLAEPIRYQLDAQWQQNIRQQAGYFYRQLPDNGGEVVGLGRFVPTPQLRAQWQQIMALGPSFNTALALIDELEAVVFIQENGFAFVKRRDTSQSNLLTAIVESRFTPQFSQGVTATSMPTRVFGKHYFALGQRLTSGSQSQILLIYDVDKLASRLQQMTFGGGTLALKGTQPGVILASSKGYQDLDDDQVRNAKLPWKGGVRFNYRPTGQPFTLRFVQDEARFSAPARYEVILELGFLIIFIVFTFAAYVWLNAQVFIRPLKHFVRYLTYQEHTPEATMSYAVPRDWQPWFREIKQVVTQKRHALQQLQENNTKLDEQVQRQKKALSRSLEAKERQAALLKTVLNSVPDLVYYKNIDGSFIGCNEAFERFMGVAQVDLVAREHQEVTERHLALLDLEHTMNFQGQSLTDTLMLEGSSYLITVSPLYNDLRKRIGTLGVARDISEQQQALTALRASEQNFKAAIEYAPNGVILLSIDRLVLELNRTARKLFVRVDIGSSLYSVFEDADVEALNDVLDHCLQERQGASELSMAQQDPKRWLHLSVSLVWDKQKNPKYFVIHVQNVTALVRARLDAERANHAKSRFIANISHEIRTPINAILGMVSILKPELDSQKEQQKLEQIESAAQQLLTMLNDILNFARLESGQGKPNNQPFCLVDLISSLNGLIAPLSSARQLEFEIEVDPFIWPRLIGDEARIKLVLMNLLGNAVKFTEHGRVGLSLSLQPGIQAPEQTIQFCVWDTGPGISEQDQARLFDAFTQGNESSSRPHEGIGLGLAIVKQVIQLLGGEVTLTSKPDVGSRFEFTLRLERAALSDEQSRKSLFLILDGQAPLPYLAHQGIHQGSLADLRALSQSTPIHYLASNDPDHVRALSQSESGLDAQWLVPDTGAFSQLLPADFEAIRLAQPVFYQSLSTCTLEVPKAALPNACILSPLLCIVVDDNPVNLDISRTVLEQRGATVVALSSAENIVAICHKLRPDVVLMDLYMPNIDGYEASRQLRSQFDQQSLPIIALTANAHEQEKQQAMATGLNGFLVKPVAPVDLCAALQDYVPDNDTVFDYPFALAQMMGNEALVRTMLEKFAKLGEEYIASLQKALSASELFSLAHTIKGSAAGLGLHRLAAQARICEVAAKQANEDVSDQLPCDQAQLLAAAEQTLCFISFWLKG
- the rapA gene encoding RNA polymerase-associated protein RapA, whose amino-acid sequence is MNFSLGQRWISDTESDLGLGTIVALEGRQVTILFPASGENRVYSVQEAPVTRVIFNPGDVIRCVDEWEMRVEKVEEQGDLLCYHGERIDNEEPVTLKETFLDHFIKFNKPQDRLFAGQVDRFDRYTLRYQTWQHQFNRQQSHLKGLIGQRASLIPHQLYIADEVGKRFAPRVLLSDEVGLGKTIEAGMILHQQILTGRASRVLIVVPESLQHQWLVEMLRRFNLHFSIFDEDRCDEAFADSPNVFETEQLVLVSLEFITKKRRWFEQATLADWDLLVVDEAHHLTVEKDKPSTEYQRIAELSQDIAGLILLTATPDQLGHRSHFARLQLLDPDRFYDYDAFVEEESHYKEVADAANKLLQDAALDDKAKATLTELLKETDITELLSQVEQGEETAKQTLLNNLLDRHGTGRILFRNSRSGIDGYPSRILHACPVEMPKQYKTAISVMGNLGGIQSADKSALRALFPEKIFQEFEGESASWTQFDPRVAWLIDKLKELKQQKVLLICAEAQTAISLEQTLREREGIKSAVFHEGMSILERDRAAAYFADEYDSAQVLLCSEIGSEGRNFQFAHHLVLFDLPLNPDLLEQRIGRLDRIGQQQDVNIHVPYFANTAQEVLLRWYDEALDAFETTSTTGQLLYKEFSEDLLELVAAHNCDEEELDPLLEQVAKQNTVLRAKMEQGRDRLLELHSSGMGKADGIAEEIEALDDDVVLPTYMINVFDIFGVNQEDKGENTIILKPTEHMLNPSFPSLKDDGITVTFDRATSLSQEDAQFISWDHPMVEGVMDMICDDDFGCASVALLKNNKLPVGTFFVELIFVAETSAPKSLQIGRFLPPTPIRVLMDKSGNDLAQNVAFDAFNNQLSAVGRQTASKLANALQSGIHPLISKAEEQAKAQMADLQQAAQAQMETRLSDEQARLQALKAVNPNIRDEEIQVFDKQRSALSEHIGKAQVKLDAIRLIVVAH
- a CDS encoding PhoH family protein → MGNDDLDRKMYVLDTNVLLHEPLAFFSFQEHDVVIPMTVLEELDHIKDRKRDVSSDARVAIRSLDDVLRNASPEQMLEGVSLPKVQRDTHKPASSGKLIVINDHLYPDSISGLPGNENDHRIINCAIQLQKQYSDKKVVLVTKDINMRLKAKGAGLKFVEDYRTDQLIDDINLLTSGYNKFTGDFWANVGECQTEQQGRYTLHQVPAKLMPEVFVNEYLIDEGDHFAARVVGYDTEHVTLKDISVERLMHQQAWGVAPKNVYQGMALDALLDPNIELVILTGPAGCGKTLLALASALEMIIEKGVYDKVIVTRNTPEIAESIGFLPGTEEEKMAPWLAAITDTLEVLHKHDESPISSRNYIMEKANIQFKSVNFMRGRSIQNAVVILDESQNLTASQLKTIITRCGEGTKLICTGNLAQIDSNYLTPVTSGLTYIVERFKDFEGSATINLNGVVRSRLASFAEQNL
- a CDS encoding FHA domain-containing protein, with product MAILRNTFSNEHIHIRTFHRFGRLNQGVDTLLSDIAISRIHGLIEWHVDHWIIRDVSKNGIWLNSVRLKSNQDTQLSVGDCIRFSNLAQLEFKVICCAPPQDLLLPNVTEHDPIDTHIVLDGYHLFPTEGTPEIAMFFDISNCQWCVENLDTQQIKNLTDGDLVTIGGKHWRLSITAINESKATIPAKDIANQLEYEISLSQDEEQTNIIMSSPHGVIDLKERAHHYLTALLARYKANAYHARVPVDELAQGWVSIKALARDLGHSENHVNILVHRARQQIYQASGQMLPASCLFERKKGHIRFAGKHFTILKAGILEAQVGVD